DNA from Eucalyptus grandis isolate ANBG69807.140 chromosome 5, ASM1654582v1, whole genome shotgun sequence:
AATCTCCATATCCATGATATCTTGGGTTCCTTGAAGAATAGGTGAGCATCTCTAATAGGTCAATTGAAGATGGCTGTATAAAGAGGACCAGCGTAATTAAAAAGGGGTCAGATGAAAAACGGAGAAAGCTTGTTCCGTTCTTGTCATCCCTTAAATTTCCTTGTTGTGCTCTTGTATTGCCCTCAATGTTAAGAGGAAGTGTACAAGAGTGAAAGCAAAACTTGCGTTTTAATAGTGTGATTTATCATGTAGTAAAAACAATACATGCTAATTGTAACTTCTCATAAAAATTACTATTGGACTTCAGCCTGTGTTAAGACTATTATCAGGGAAAATGGATATAGGCTTGATAATAAAGCTGAACTACTATAACTTGCCGTGTGCTATTTTTAATCTATTCATTATCATTTATATCTGTTTGATAGTCGCCCACCAACTTGCTTGGTAATTTCTAGCGAAGCTCGGCCTTACTTTTCCCATTGACCAAAGAGTTCTTGTCTTCTTGGCAGTATCCGGTGTATTATCATTTTTCCATTCTCTGCTCCAATTGggcctttcctcttcttttctaggATTCTTCCTCTACGAGTGCTTTTTCGTTGCCTTCCAGGCATTTCCTCGTTGCCCTTGCCGACCATGCTTTCAGGATTTGAACATGATGAAGTGCCTTTAACAACTCTTAAAGTCAGCTAAACAGAGACCGCAAGTACCTGATAATTTTGCCTGACGTTGTCCAAAAGCCGGTGCCTAGAAGTCAGCGGTCTTGGTCATGTATGTATACAatataattttgtcatgtgtAAGGTGTAATATATACTGTTGTCCAATGTTTTTAGAGCTCCTGTGCCTCTGTGAGAGAAAGCGCGCGAGCAAACGATGGCTTGGAGGGATGTGGTTTGGTTTGCGATAACCATGGTAGTTGTGATGCTGTCTCTCACAGTGCCTCCAACTTGGTCCATGGCGTTTCTATGTGTTCTTGGAATGTTTGCTTCTGCAGTTGATAATGCTTTAAACATGATGAGACCAAAACCACGTCTTCCAATATCTGCTTTGGCTCGAGCAGTTGATGCTCCGGCTCCTGCAGGTGTTGCTCTTGCTCCAGCTCCTGCTCCTGCAGTTGTTGCTGCTGGAAGACATATTAGAAGCAAGCCGGTGAGTTTTCTCTGCATCTTTGGGATTTGCATTGTCACTTCAAACTTCTTTTACATTAATACGTTGGAATCGGTCCTCTGCTTGCAGTTCGACCCAACATATGCTAAAATTCGCCTAGAATTCTACAAATCTTCTTTGAGATGAGCGATTGAACCACTGAATTTTGGAAAACAGGAGATCCTATCCAAATTCTAAAaactatttataaataattttccttttctttttgccgtTGGCCGGCAAGGGCTAGCTCCCAAGATTTGGTGGGCGAGGGCCGTCATGGCCTAGGCAAGGTTTGGCCTCACCAAGTCTGTGGAAGCTAGTCCTCGCTGGCCACTGGCAAAGAGAaacggaaaaaagaagaagaaaaaactaaaaaaaattattaaaaaaatgtctacATTAGACCGGTCATGCCATGTTGGATGCCCAATATTCATGTCAGCGATTTCTGgcaaaaaatgattaaatagactcaattgacaaaagtcgaaaatgtttaagactcaattaataagattgaaaggtttatgattgaattggcaaaaatgtaGTAAGTGTAacattttttggacaattttctcattgATATTATTCATTGGGCTTGTTGactgtttttgctttttcctaaaatttaaaatattgtttAAATTTTGAAAGTACTATGAATCATGTATTGACATTTGAGTGTTACGAAGGTTTTgagtattttgaattatttaaaaaagccaAAGTGTGCAATTTGCAAGATCGGGTGCAGTTCACTTGCTGTTTATGGTTCGCCTCCATCAGAACCACAAaactgtgttttcttttcttttgtttggctAGAAGCATAAGACTTGGTCTGAACAGCTATGTTTATCATGTGAAGCGGTTTGGTTTCATTAATTTGACAGATatcatcttcaacctcatcGTCATCATCTGGATTCAAATATGATGTATACTTGAATTTTAGACATCTAGATACTCACGACGGAATCACAGTTCACCTTTACACACAATTGGTAGAAGCAGGAATCAGGGTCTTCAATGATAGATATGACCTCAGTCCCGGAAAAGGGTGGGCNNNNNNNNNNNNNNNNNNNNNNNNNNNNNNNNNNNNNNNNNNNNNNNNNNNNNNNNNNNNNNNNNNNNNNNNNNNNNNNNNNNNNNNNNNNNNNNNNNNNTCCATTTTCAGTTAAGCTAATTtacaagaaacaagaagaaactaTGCATTGAAAACCTGACTTAACATACTACTATAACAAGATCACATAATTTCTTCTTAGATCACACTAAACCAAGGCAGCAAACCACAGATGACCAAAGTAGAGACCACTGCCCACAGATCCAAGATTTCAAACATCAGCACTGAGCAACCCAAATTGCCAATATAAGAGTCTACAAGCATCAAGAGGGACGGAAATGATTAACCTAGTGTTGGAAAACATTTCCCAGTGCTAGGATGAAAGCAGGGATAAACAGTGATACTCAAAGGGCAAGTGCACCTTGTCCATTTTCAGTTAAGTtaatccacaaaaatggcaagAAACTATGCATTAAAGACCTGACTTAACATGCTATGGTAACAAGATCACGTAAATTCTTCTTAGATCATACTAAACTAAGGCAGCAAACCACATATAACCAAACCAGAGACCACTGCCCACAGATTGAAGATTTTGAACTCAGCACCGAGCAGTCAAAATTGCCAATATAAGAGTACACAAGCATCAAGAGGGAAGGAAATGATTGAAGTGTTGAAAAACATTTCCCAATTCAACGACCCCTtcccctccttttcttctctctcctcctctctttggCTGCTTATTAAGGCCTAACATAAGAAGTCTCAAAATATAGTCGTTAAATGGACATCCCAGTGACGGTTGAACCTCCCAAAATGATAAATCCTGACAATAATATACAAAAGAGAAGGCAACTAATATGTACCTATAGAATTCTTTAATTGCTGCAATGGACATATCTCTCAGCTTCTCATCAGGCCATACTTTCTCCGAAGAAATATCCTGAGAGAAACTCGTTCCCTGTACTCGTAGTGAAGGAGAATTTCCACCAGATCTATCAAAACCTTCTCGGCTGCCAGGCCTATTACGATGCACACCGGTTTGGTCATAAGCACCAGAGCCTGAAAGCCTGTCTGCCATAGAACTTGTCCCAGTTTCTCTTGAGCCATGGCTTGTCTTCTCTACAGAGCTAAATCCATTCGAACCATCTGCTATTCTTCGAGAGTCCATCAAGCTGGAGGAAATATCAGCTACTGAAGTGCTTGACATTGATGACGACCCTCTGTAAGACATGCCCCTGCCAAGCCCACCCTGAGGTCCTAGGGTGATTGAATGAGAATCATCACCTAACCTTTGAGACAAAGGAACTGCCAATGGCCTGGGCTCATGGGGCTGTCTTTCTTCAAACCGAACATCCTGACTGCCCGGCCCACGGACCTGTGACTGCAACGCACGGAAACCACTGACCTGGGCATTTGGAGAGGACAACATACTAGAGCCCCTTGAAGAGAAGTCCACTGGCTGTCTACTTCTTGAAGAATTGATCCCTGACCCACGAGAATTTCTGCCAACCTGGGCATGTCGTTCTTGAGCAGCATCTCTATGAACTTCATCAATCTTCTTTGGCCCTTCGACCTTCCTCCTTTGCTGccatttattttccttaaatcaatcaaat
Protein-coding regions in this window:
- the LOC104446391 gene encoding uncharacterized protein LOC104446391, producing MAWRDVVWFAITMVVVMLSLTVPPTWSMAFLCVLGMFASAVDNALNMMRPKPRLPISALARAVDAPAPAGVALAPAPAPAVVAAGRHIRSKPISSSTSSSSSGFKYDVYLNFRHLDTHDGITVHLYTQLVEAGIRVFNDRYDLSPGKG